The proteins below are encoded in one region of Penicillium psychrofluorescens genome assembly, chromosome: 4:
- a CDS encoding uncharacterized protein (ID:PFLUO_006461-T1.cds;~source:funannotate) has product MKFSNSVALTLATAGSLVAAQGHHHQHRHQHKRNAADTAVAPGPVVYDFVISDGEHVEAVSLEKACDGLRDKEFKWADEPVWAACSTSTTTTTTTTTTSTPTPTPTPAVLQETSAEITPTTTSTTTTTTTTTTTTTTTTAAPAAPTANSGATGIDADFPNGEIDCTDFPSNYGAVPLDYLGLGGWTGIQYASWTDELISDIVTAVAGDDCHEGGMCSYACPPGYQKSQWPSKQGSTGQSVGGLQCTGGKLYLTNTALSNKLCMEGVGGVFVRNEMSQQAAVCRTDYPGTEAETVPLSATIGGTHPLTCPDAATYYKWQNSDTSAQYYVNPAGVSTESGCQWGDGSSAIGNWAPMNLGVGQTSSGKWLSMFQNSPTTNVPLNFKVKLVGDDLGAECKYENGQFYQNGSPIDSGCTTQVMSGDATYVFYE; this is encoded by the coding sequence ATGAAGTTCTCCAACTCTGTTGCCCTCACCCTGGCCACCGCGGGCTCCCTGGTGGCCGCCCagggccaccaccaccagcaccgtCACCAGCACAAGCGCAACGCTGCCGACACCGCCGTGGCGCCCGGCCCCGTGGTGTACGACTTTGTCATTTCCGACGGCGAACACGTCGAGGCTGTTTCCCTGGAGAAGGCATGCGATGGCCTGCGCGACAAAGAGTTCAAGTGGGCTGATGAGCCCGTCTGGGCCGCTtgctccaccagcaccacgaccacgaccaccaccactactacGTCGACTCCCACCCCGACCCCGACTCCTGCTGTGCTCCAGGAGACATCGGCGGAAATCACCCCGACGACCACGAGCACGacgacgaccaccaccaccaccacgactaccaccactaccaccaccgccgctccCGCGGCTCCCACCGCCAACTCTGGCGCCACTGGCATTGACGCGGACTTCCCCAATGGCGAGATTGACTGCACCGACTTCCCTTCGAACTACGGTGCTGTTCCTCTCGACTAcctgggcctcggtggcTGGACCGGTATCCAATATGCTTCGTGGACCGATGAGCTGATCAGCGATATCGTTACTGCCGTGGCCGGCGACGACTGCCACGAGGGTGGTATGTGCTCGTACGCTTGCCCCCCTGGTTACCAGAAGTCGCAGTGGCCCTCGAAGCAGGGCAGCACTGGCCAGTCCGTCGGCGGTCTGCAGTGCACTGGTGGCAAGCTGTACCTCACCAACACCGCGCTGAGCAACAAGCTTTGCATGGAGGGTGTCGGCGGTGTCTTTGTCCGCAACGAGATGAGCCAGCAGGCCGCCGTCTGCCGTACCGACTACCCCGGTACCGAGGCCGAGACCGTCCCGCTGTCGGCCACCATTGGTGGTACCCACCCGCTGACCTGCCCCGACGCCGCTACCTACTACAAGTGGCAAAACTCGGACACCTCGGCCCAGTACTACGTCAACCCGGCCGGTGTCTCGACCGAGTCTGGCTGCCAGTGGGGTGACGGCTCCTCGGCCATTGGCAACTGGGCCCCGATGAACCTGGGGGTTGGCCAGACCAGCTCCGGCAAGTGGCTGTCCATGTTCCAGAACAGCCCGACCACCAACGTCCCGCTCAACTTCAAGGTCAAGCTGGTCGGTGACGATCTGGGCGCCGAGTGCAAGTATGAGAACGGGCAATTCTACCAGAACGGCAGCCCCATCGACAGCGGCTGCACCACCCAGGTCATGTCCGGTGACGCTACCTACGTTTTCTACGAGTAG